The Oceanotoga teriensis genome has a window encoding:
- a CDS encoding family 1 glycosylhydrolase — protein MSEKFFPEGFIWGISSNNYNEFFNFDFNKEIEMIEETKVQYYEFKISWKNLFLDKDIFNKKYLEKIIAFLKKLNKSGINPIITLINEKNMPEWFLKNGGFSNIENKKFILKYVFFVINETKDFVEFYNIMENSYILLNENYENSLKIFQNIIYTISDIKKIKSKNLKDKKIGLTFNFNEKYKKNGIFSFLKKDNNNLYFNFYKCFKQEKTIKPFLNSEKIEIDLDFFIINYHDESLNDTNILNGDSINTEKIKNIFNLIKGVKTPIIISSGGISDDQDKFRNKYIITILNQMHDFLNKSNIIGYIQNSLIDKHFENGNISFEGFFENKNDKIFKRNSLNIYSRIVEENEINERFLKFIM, from the coding sequence ATGTCTGAAAAATTTTTCCCAGAAGGGTTTATATGGGGTATTTCATCTAATAATTATAATGAATTTTTTAACTTTGATTTTAATAAAGAAATAGAGATGATAGAAGAAACAAAAGTTCAATATTATGAATTTAAGATATCTTGGAAAAATCTTTTTTTAGATAAAGATATTTTCAACAAAAAATATCTTGAAAAGATTATTGCTTTTTTAAAAAAATTAAATAAGTCTGGCATAAATCCAATTATTACTTTAATAAATGAAAAAAATATGCCAGAATGGTTTTTAAAAAATGGAGGGTTTTCTAATATTGAAAATAAAAAATTTATTTTGAAATATGTATTTTTTGTTATAAATGAAACTAAAGATTTTGTAGAATTTTATAATATTATGGAAAATTCTTATATTCTATTAAATGAAAATTATGAGAACTCATTGAAAATCTTTCAAAATATAATATATACTATTTCTGATATAAAAAAAATAAAATCTAAAAATTTAAAAGATAAAAAAATAGGTTTAACTTTTAATTTCAATGAAAAATATAAAAAAAATGGAATTTTTTCTTTTTTAAAAAAAGATAATAATAATTTATATTTCAATTTTTATAAATGTTTCAAACAAGAAAAAACTATTAAACCATTTTTAAATTCAGAAAAAATAGAAATAGATTTAGACTTTTTCATAATAAATTATCATGATGAGAGTTTAAATGATACAAATATTTTAAATGGTGATAGTATAAATACTGAAAAGATAAAAAATATTTTCAATCTTATAAAAGGGGTAAAAACTCCGATAATAATATCTTCTGGTGGTATATCTGATGATCAAGATAAATTTAGAAATAAATATATAATAACAATTCTTAATCAGATGCATGATTTTTTAAATAAGTCTAATATTATAGGATACATACAAAATTCTTTGATTGATAAACATTTTGAAAATGGGAATATTTCATTTGAAGGTTTTTTTGAAAATAAAAATGATAAAATTTTTAAGAGAAATTCTTTGAATATATATTCAAGAATAGTTGAGGAAAATGAAATAAATGAAAGATTTTTAAAATTTATAATGTAA
- a CDS encoding DUF4350 domain-containing protein, giving the protein MKKSVFLFMVLTFTIFIYAFSNVITIEKARTFKDLTPVTVEGVVTLEPGPFDINLFFIQDDTAGLNVYSGNMDFSKFDIERNDLIRVTGYLWKHKMNLELVLDKDNEKHSIEILEKNYKEIEPINIKTVDINEEKYEGILAHTEGKVIKAMGQEILIDDGTGEGILWIRENTKIDPMNFKEGIDVEVTGVMAQYLTKREIQPRSIEDLKTEDIFPPEIEFYSIDNNILSILFNEEIIDNFKLNKTIRDNKNNIKNYKLINNKILKIEYENLPVDSKLMLRFVQDMNENKANILSIDISEKNIKKHNILFDESHSQTAGNSDWTITGGYSDFADLAKKMGLNVKNEKIHIKKDILDLFGIFIIPEPNGPFFADEIEALLEWVKDGGNLFIIADHGGADRNGNGWDAVRVFNEFTENFGFLFEGDDLEEEPLKNVYKHEITENIQNIGVWNGSSINILKKDIEVLISDTNKKPYLISTVYGKGKVIAIGDSSPFDDGTGATGNILHDGWSWGDDAILAENILKYFLK; this is encoded by the coding sequence ATGAAGAAATCAGTTTTTTTATTTATGGTTTTGACTTTTACTATTTTTATTTATGCTTTTTCTAATGTTATAACTATTGAAAAAGCCAGAACATTTAAAGATTTAACTCCTGTGACTGTTGAAGGTGTTGTTACTCTTGAACCTGGACCATTTGATATAAATTTATTTTTTATTCAAGATGATACTGCAGGTTTGAATGTTTATTCTGGAAATATGGATTTTAGCAAGTTTGATATAGAAAGAAATGATTTAATAAGAGTTACTGGATATTTATGGAAACATAAAATGAATCTTGAACTTGTTTTAGATAAAGATAATGAAAAACATAGTATAGAAATTCTTGAAAAAAATTATAAAGAAATTGAACCTATAAATATAAAAACAGTTGATATAAATGAAGAAAAATATGAAGGAATATTGGCCCATACAGAAGGAAAAGTAATTAAAGCTATGGGACAGGAGATTCTAATAGATGATGGTACTGGTGAAGGAATACTTTGGATAAGAGAAAATACTAAGATAGATCCAATGAATTTTAAAGAAGGCATAGATGTTGAAGTTACTGGAGTAATGGCACAGTATTTAACAAAAAGAGAAATACAACCAAGAAGTATTGAAGATTTAAAAACAGAAGATATATTTCCACCCGAAATAGAGTTTTATTCAATAGATAATAATATATTAAGTATTTTATTTAATGAAGAAATAATAGATAACTTCAAGTTAAATAAAACTATTAGAGATAATAAGAATAATATAAAAAATTACAAACTCATAAATAATAAAATACTTAAAATAGAATATGAAAATCTTCCTGTTGATTCTAAATTAATGTTAAGATTTGTTCAAGACATGAATGAAAATAAAGCGAATATTTTAAGTATAGATATTTCAGAAAAAAATATAAAAAAACATAATATTTTATTCGATGAATCACACTCTCAAACAGCAGGCAATTCCGATTGGACAATAACAGGAGGATATTCAGATTTTGCTGATCTTGCAAAAAAAATGGGTTTAAATGTAAAAAATGAAAAAATACATATAAAAAAAGATATATTAGATCTTTTTGGAATTTTTATAATTCCAGAACCAAATGGTCCTTTTTTTGCAGATGAAATTGAAGCATTACTTGAATGGGTAAAAGATGGAGGTAATTTATTTATAATAGCTGATCATGGTGGAGCAGATAGAAATGGTAATGGTTGGGATGCAGTTAGAGTTTTTAATGAATTTACTGAAAACTTTGGTTTTTTATTTGAGGGAGACGATTTAGAAGAAGAACCATTAAAAAATGTTTATAAACATGAAATAACAGAAAATATACAAAACATAGGTGTATGGAATGGATCTTCAATAAATATTTTAAAAAAAGATATTGAAGTATTAATATCTGATACAAATAAAAAACCTTATTTGATAAGTACAGTATATGGAAAAGGAAAAGTTATAGCTATAGGAGATTCTTCTCCATTTGATGACGGTACGGGAGCAACTGGAAATATTCTACATGATGGCTGGAGTTGGGGAGATGATGCCATTTTAGCAGAAAATATTTTAAAATACTTTTTAAAATGA
- a CDS encoding MATE family efflux transporter gives MESKSKRLGTDSILSLMIKLSIPSIIGMSIQALYNVVDSIYIGRLSKEALSALSLAFPIQMILIAIAVGTGIGATSLISRLLGEMKEKKADNVAENVIFVTIFYSIIVFFIGLFFSDELIKIFTSNIELINLGKDYIQIIMIGSIAMFLPIIANSILRGEGNTFIPMISLIVGAVINIFLDPFLIFGLWIFPAMGVKGAALATVISRFISGILVLIVLFYGKNQIKFDFKNFNIDFDIIKEVYRVGLPAMIMQLLGSFMIAGANKIVASFNQTAIAVVGIYFRLQSFVFMPVFGLNQGYIPIIGYNFGHKNPERLKKAIFIGLITGFIFTTIGFFLLQFFPEELIRMFNDDPELIKIGVNALKIISIAFPIIGLSIVGSATFQAVGKGLPSLIISFLRQIVLLLPLMYILSKEIGLKGTWYAFPISEFISFFIMVIWFYKTMKKIISEMRK, from the coding sequence TTGGAAAGCAAATCAAAAAGACTTGGAACAGATTCAATACTTAGCCTCATGATAAAGTTATCTATTCCATCTATAATAGGTATGTCTATTCAAGCTCTATATAATGTTGTTGATAGTATATATATTGGTAGACTTTCAAAAGAAGCTTTATCAGCACTTTCATTGGCTTTTCCTATACAGATGATTTTGATAGCTATAGCTGTAGGTACTGGAATAGGGGCAACATCTCTTATATCGAGACTTTTGGGTGAGATGAAAGAAAAAAAAGCTGATAATGTTGCTGAAAATGTAATATTTGTAACAATATTTTATAGTATTATTGTATTTTTTATAGGATTATTTTTTTCTGATGAATTAATAAAAATATTTACTTCTAATATAGAATTGATAAATTTGGGAAAAGATTATATTCAAATAATAATGATTGGTTCTATAGCTATGTTTTTGCCAATAATAGCTAACAGTATTTTAAGAGGAGAGGGAAATACTTTCATTCCAATGATAAGTTTAATAGTTGGTGCTGTTATAAATATATTTCTTGATCCATTTTTAATATTTGGATTATGGATATTTCCAGCAATGGGAGTTAAAGGTGCTGCTTTGGCTACAGTTATATCAAGATTTATATCCGGAATATTAGTTTTAATAGTTTTATTTTATGGAAAAAATCAAATAAAATTTGATTTTAAAAACTTTAATATAGACTTTGATATAATAAAAGAAGTATACAGAGTAGGTCTTCCCGCCATGATTATGCAACTGTTGGGTAGCTTTATGATTGCTGGGGCTAATAAAATTGTAGCTTCTTTTAATCAAACGGCTATAGCTGTTGTTGGAATATATTTTAGACTTCAATCATTTGTTTTTATGCCTGTATTTGGATTAAATCAGGGTTATATACCAATAATAGGATATAATTTTGGACATAAAAACCCTGAGAGATTAAAAAAAGCAATTTTTATAGGCCTTATAACAGGATTTATATTCACTACGATTGGCTTTTTTTTATTACAGTTTTTTCCTGAAGAATTGATAAGAATGTTTAATGATGATCCTGAACTCATAAAAATAGGAGTAAATGCATTAAAAATAATAAGTATAGCTTTTCCAATAATAGGATTATCAATAGTTGGCTCAGCAACTTTTCAAGCTGTTGGAAAAGGATTACCTAGTTTAATCATTTCGTTTTTAAGACAAATAGTTCTGTTATTGCCTCTTATGTATATATTATCAAAAGAAATAGGTCTTAAAGGTACATGGTATGCTTTTCCTATTTCTGAATTTATATCTTTTTTTATAATGGTAATATGGTTTTATAAGACCATGAAAAAAATTATATCTGAAATGAGAAAATAA